A section of the Buteo buteo chromosome 27, bButBut1.hap1.1, whole genome shotgun sequence genome encodes:
- the FAHD1 gene encoding oxaloacetate tautomerase FAHD1, mitochondrial, with product MASSKPLSRFWEWGKNIVCVGRNYAEHAKEMGSVPPREPIFFLKPSSAYVREGSPILRPYYCNNLHHEVELGVVIGKRAQAVAQEAAMEHVAGYALCLDMTARDTQEECKKKGLPWTLAKGFSSSCPVSDFVPKEKIPDPHKLKIWLKVNGRLRQEGETSSMIFSIPYLISYISEILTLEEGDLILTGSPKGVGSVQADDEIEAGIRDVLSMRFKVAQQTRRS from the coding sequence ATGGCCTCCTCCAAACCCCTGTCCCGCTTCTGGGAGTGGGGCAAGAACATCGTCTGCGTGGGGCGCAACTACGCCGAGCACGCCAAGGAGATGGGGAGCGTGCCGCCCCGGGAGCCCATCTTCTTCCTCAAGCCTTCCTCGGCCTACGTGCGGGAAGGCTCGCCCATCCTCCGGCCCTACTACTGCAACAACCTGCACCACGAAGTGGAGCTGGGGGTGGTGATCGGGAAGAGAGCCCAGGCTGTGGCCCAGGAGGCCGCCATGGAGCACGTGGCGGGCTATGCCCTCTGCTTGGACATGACGGCCAGGGACACCCAGGAGGAGTGTAAAAAGAAGGGTCTGCCCTGGACCCTGGCCAAGGGCTTCAGTTCGTCATGCCCGGTCAGTGACTTTGTGCCTAAGGAGAAGATTCCAGACCCTCACAAGCTGAAGATCTGGCTCAAGGTGAACGGAAGGCTGAGGCAGGAGGGGGAGACCTCCTCGATGATCTTCTCTATCCCTTACCTGATCAGCTACATCAGCGAAATACTCACCCTGGAAGAAGGGGACTTGATTCTGACAGGGTCTCCCAAAGGAGTTGGGTCTGTGCAGGCCGACGATGAGATAGAGGCTGGGATAAGAGATGTCCTCTCTATGCGGTTTAAGGTGGCGCAGCAAACGCGTAGATCCTGA